One stretch of Orcinus orca chromosome 15, mOrcOrc1.1, whole genome shotgun sequence DNA includes these proteins:
- the GOLGA3 gene encoding golgin subfamily A member 3 isoform X2 codes for MDGAAAVQEGLLEDRPGSGISARPEAPPEPTGSLTSLDQWDEAQCAGVEVDRASDEGGSQGDTCLNGPAPQFPDPPLSVGPEASPGVADFHDNLRKSQGTSAEGSVRKEALQSLRLSLPMQETQLCSTEAPVPLEKEQQVRLQARKQLEEQLRQYRAKRQQERSSQPVTKTRLFSTLDPELMLNPETLPRASAVAMTKEYSFLRTSVPRGPKVGSLGLLAHPKEKKSFKSSKIRSLADYRTEDSDARNSGGNVPAPDSARASLEQNRGSGTSVVSELSLCPEADDRLEDASLTGDNVSEADGTESDSSSYSSISARGTASLPVNTGGVRQAPCGVSSQEIAASALGQLPSISDVLQAAAAERQEQRQKVNGETRRRADSICSSASMESSVAETHDEMLQVLKEKMRLEGQLEALSLEASQALKEKAELQAQLAALHTKLRAQLEHSHSSQQRQDSLSSEVDTLKQSCWDLEQAMSALQNMLEAKNASLASSNSDLRLAEGQYQRLMAKVEEMQRSILSKDNTVHDLRQQMTALQSQLQQVQLERTTLTSKLKASQAEIASLQSVRQWYQQQLALAQEARVRLQGEMAHIQIGQMSQAGLLEHLKLENVSLSHQLTETQQRSIKEKERIAAQLQGIEADMLDQEAAFVQIQEAKTMVEEDLQRRLEEFEDEKQQLQTTAASAAALEQQLEQVKLTLHQRDQQLEALQQEHLDLLKQFTSTQETLQSREQSLGDLQLHHDELQARLDELRGEAAARDDAIRFLQNEKIVLEVAVQAAQSGREEFDREAKCLEEGAQDTSETLEQLTQELAIKSSQVEHLQQEAASLKKQAQKTKEQFLQQKVMVEAYRRDATSKDQLIGELKAAKRRLDSEVKEQRQEAVRLQGEKRAAEVQRLHLQREASQARQQVVDLEGHLQSTQRERDEMETHLQSLQFDKEQMAALTEANEVLKKQIEELQQEAARAITEQKQKMKQLGSDLSSAQKEMKTKHKAYENAVGILSRRLQEALAAKEAAEAELSQLRARVAGGGSDHTLHERVQALEAELQAVGHSKRMLEGELQEVIALTSQQLEEQRERVLELEDELQESRGFRRKIKCLEESNKKLALDLEHERGKLMGLGQSSAALREHNGILETALAKREADLVQLNLQVQAVLQRKEEEDRQMKQLVQALQAALQKERVTVHSLKEQVAAAQGEAGHNRRHFKAATLELSEVKKELQAKEREVQRLQAEADGLQIQEGKHSQEIAQFQAELAEARTQLQLLQKQLDEQLSKEPVGNQEMENLKWEVDQKEREIQSLKQQLDVTERQSKQELDGIQQSMQNVKSELEMVREDLSLTQKDKFMLQAKVSELKSNMKTLLQQNQQLKLDLRRGAAKTRKEPKGEASSSSPVTPVKIPDCPVPASLLEELLRPPPAVSKEPLKNLNSCLQQLKQEMDSLQRQMEAHAVTVHQSLSSWTQGDPASPSRLGDHTNPRGDTEQHGQSGATREHFGAVTAEHPHPECL; via the exons ATGGACGGTGCAGCGGCCGTACAGGAAGGCCTGCTGGAGGACAGACCCGGCAGTGGGATCTCAGCTCGCCCCGAGGCCCCCCCAGAGCCCACTGGCTCCCTGACATCACTGGACCAGTGGGATGAAGCCCAGT GTGCCGGTGTCGAGGTAGACAGAGCTTCAGATGAAGGAGGAAGCCAAGGGGACACCTGTCTGAATGGGCCGGCGCCACAGTTCCCAGACCCTCCGCTGTCAGTGGGTCCTGAAGCCTCTCCAGGTGTGGCTGATTTCCATGACAACCTAAGGAAGTCTCAGGGGACTAGTGCTGAGGGCAGTGTTAGAAAAGAAGCTTTGCAGTCCCTCAGACTCAGTCTTCCTATGCAAGAAACGCAACTGT GCTCAACAGAGGCTCCAGTGCCCCTGGAGAAGGAACAGCAGGTCCGACTGCAGGCTCGGAAGCAGCTGGAAGAGCAGCTCAGACAGTACAGGGCGAAGCGCCAGCAGGAAAGA tcAAGTCAACCTGTAACTAAAACGAGACTTTTTAGCACACTTGATCCTGAACTCATGTTGAACCCAGAAACCTTACCGAGGGCCAGTGCCGTGGCTATGACCAAAGAATATTCCTTCCTGCGCACCAGCGTCCCTCGGGGGCCGAAGGTGGGCAGCTTAGGGCTCCTGGCAcatcctaaggagaaaaaaagtttcaAATCAAGCAAAATTCGGTCTCTGGCTGATTACAGAACTGAAGATTCAGACGCTCGGAATTCTGGTGGAAATGTTCCGGCTCCGGACTCTGCCAGGGCCTCCCTGGAGCAGAACCGAGGCAGTGGGACGTCAGTGGTGTCTGAGCTCAGCCTGTGTCCCGAGGCCGATGACCGCCTGGAGGATGCGTCCCTGACGGGGGACAATGTGTCCGAGGCTGACGGGACCGAGAGTGACAGCTCCTCCTATAGCAGCATCTCCGCCCGAGGGACGGCCAGCCTTCCAGTGAACACGGGGGGCGTGCGCCAGGCCCCCTGTGGGGTCAGCAGCCAGGAGATCGCCGCCAGCGCCCTGGGCCAGCTGCCCTCCATCTCGGATGTCCTCCAGGCCGCAGCCGCGGAGCGCCAAGAGCAGAGGCAGAAGGTCAACGGGGAGACGCGGCGCCGGGCTGACAGCATCTGCAGCAG CGCGTCCATGGAAAGCTCTGTTGCTGAAACTCATGATGAAATGTTGCAGgttcttaaagaaaaaatgagactCGAAGGACAGCTGGAAGCTTTATCATTAGAGGCTAGTCAG GCACTTAAAGAAAAGGCCGAGCTGCAAGCGCAGCTGGCCGCCCTGCACACGAAGCTGCGGGCACAGCTGGAGCACAGCCACAGCAGCCAGCAGAGGCAGGACTCGCTCAGTTCGGAGGTGGACACCTTAAAGCAGTCTTGCTGGGACCTCGAGCAGGCAATGAGCGCTCTGCAGAACATGCTGGAAGCCAAGAATGCTAGCCTGGCCTCCTCCAACAGCGACCTGCGGTTGGCAGAGGGGCAGTACCAGAGACTCATGGCCAAAGTGGAGGAGATGCAGAGGAGCATCCTCAGCAAGGACAACACAG TGCATGACCTGCGGCAGCAGATGACAGCCTTGCAGAGCCAACTGCAGCAGGTGCAGCTGGAGCGCACTACGCTGACCAGCAAGCTGAAGGCGTCCCAGGCCGAGATTGCGTCCCTGCAGAGTGTCCGGCAGTGGTACCAGCAGCAGCTTGCTCTGGCCCAGGAGGCCCGGGTCCGGCTGCAGGGCGAGATGGCCCACATCCAG ATTGGACAGATGAGCCAGGCGGGCCTCCTGGAGCACCTGAAGCTTGAGAATGTGTCCCTGTCCCACCAGCTGACGGAGACCCAGCAGAGGTCGATCAAGGAGAAGGAGCGCATTGCCGCCCAGCTCCAGGGCATCGAG GCTGACATGTTGGACCAGGAAGCTGCCTTTGTGCAGATTCAGGAGGCGAAGACGATGGTGGAGGAGGACCTGCAGAGGAGGCTGGAGGAGTTCGAAGATGAGAAACAGCAGCTGCAGACGACGGCGGCCTCGGCGGCGGCCCTGGAGCAGCAGCTGGAGCAG GTGAAGCTGACTTTGCATCAGCGAGACCAGCAGCTTGAGGCTTTGCAGCAGGAGCACCTGGACCTGTTGAAGCAGTTCACCTCGACGCAGGAGACTTTGCAGAGCAGGGAGCAGTCCCTCGGGGACCTGCAGCTACACCACGACGAGCTGCAGGCCAGGCTGGATGAGCTGCGGGGGGAGGCCGCTGCAAGGGACGACGCCATCCGTTTCCTGCAGAACGAGAAGATCGTCTTGGAGGTGGCTGTGCAGGCAGCCCAGAGCGGCAGGGAGGAGTTTGATAGAGAGGCAAAatgcctggaagagggtgcccagGACACGTCAGAAACTTTAGAGCAGTTGACACAGGAATTAGCCATCAAGTCCAGCCAG GTGGAGCACCTGCAACAAGAAGCTGCCTCCCTGAAAAAGCAGGCACAGAAGACAAAGGAGCAGTTTCTTCAACAGAAG GTGATGGTGGAGGCCTACCGCCGGGACGCCACCTCCAAAGACCAGCTCATCGGCGAGCTGAAGGCCGCAAAGAGGAGGCTGGACTCGGAGGTGAAGGAGCAGCGGCAGGAGGCCGTCAGACTTCAGGGGGAGAAGAGGGCCGCGGAGGTGCAGCGCTTGCACCTGCAGAGGGAGGCGTCGCAGGCCCGTCAGCAGGTGGTGGATCTTGAAGGGCATCTCCAGTCCACGCAGAGGGAGCGCGACGAGATGGAGACGCACTTACAG TCTTTGCAGTTCGATAAAGAGCAGATGGCTGCTCTTACGGAGGCCAACGAGGTGCTCAAGAAACAAATAGAAGAGCTGCAGCAAGAAGCCGCAAG GGCCATCACCGAACAGAAGCAGAAGATGAAGCAGCTGGGCTCAGACCTGAGCAGCGCACAGAAGGAGATGAAGACCAAGCACAAGGCCTACGAGAACGCCGTGGGCATCCTCAGCCGCCGCCTGCAGGAGGCCCTCGCGGCCAAGGAGGCGGCCGAGGCCGAGCTGAGCCAGCTGAGAGCCCGGGTGGCCGGTGGCGGCAGTGACCACACCCTGCAC GAGCGGGTCCAGGCCCTGGAGGCGGAGCTGCAGGCTGTGGGCCACAGCAAGAGGATGCTGGAGGGGGAGCTGCAGGAGGTCATCGCGCTGACCAGCCAGCAGCTGGAGGAGCAGCGGGAGAGGGTGCTGGAGCTGGAGGACGAG CTGCAAGAGTCCAGAGGCTTCAGGAGGAAGATAAAGTGCCTTGAGGAGTCGAATAAGAAGTTGGCTCTGGACTTAGAGCATGAGAGAGGGAAGCTTATGGGCCTTGGACAGTCCAGCGCGGCCCTGAGGGAACACAACGGCATCTTAGAGACAGCTTTAGCCAAGAGGGAAGCAGACCTGGTCCAGCTGAACCTGCAG GTGCAGGCAGTTTTGCAGCGCAAAGAGGAGGAGGACCGCCAGATGAAGCAGCTCGTCCAGGCCTTGCAGGCCGCGCTACAGAAGGAAAGGGTGACGGTGCACAGCCTCAAGGAGCAG GTTGCTGCCGCCCAGGGGGAAGCGGGGCACAACCGCCGCCATTTTAAGGCCGCCACCTTAGAGCTGAGCGAGGTGAAGAAGGAGCTGCAGGCCAAGGAGCGGGAGGTGCAGAGGCTGCAGGCGGAGGCAGATGGGCTCCA GATTCAGGAGGGGAAACATTCCCAGGAAATAGCACAGTTCCAGGCAGAGCTGGCAGAGGCCCGGACCCAGCTCCAGCTCCTGCAGAAGCAGCTGGATGAGCAGCTGAGCAAAGAGCCTGTAGGAAACCAAGAG ATGGAAAATCTCAAATGGGAGGTggatcagaaagagagagaaatccagTCCTTGAAGCAGCAGCTGGACGTGACTGAGCGGCAGAGTAAACAGGAGTTGGATGGGATACAGCAGTCAATGCAG aaTGTTAAATCTGAGCTGGAGATGGTACGGGAAGATCTGTCCCTGACCCAGAAAGATAAATTCATGCTTCAAGCTAAAGTGTCGGAACTGAAGAGCAACATGAAGACACTGCTCCAGCAAAACCAGCAGCTCAAGCTGGACCTGCGGCGGGGAGCAGCCAAGACG
- the GOLGA3 gene encoding golgin subfamily A member 3 isoform X1, producing MDGAAAVQEGLLEDRPGSGISARPEAPPEPTGSLTSLDQWDEAQCAGVEVDRASDEGGSQGDTCLNGPAPQFPDPPLSVGPEASPGVADFHDNLRKSQGTSAEGSVRKEALQSLRLSLPMQETQLCSTEAPVPLEKEQQVRLQARKQLEEQLRQYRAKRQQERSSQPVTKTRLFSTLDPELMLNPETLPRASAVAMTKEYSFLRTSVPRGPKVGSLGLLAHPKEKKSFKSSKIRSLADYRTEDSDARNSGGNVPAPDSARASLEQNRGSGTSVVSELSLCPEADDRLEDASLTGDNVSEADGTESDSSSYSSISARGTASLPVNTGGVRQAPCGVSSQEIAASALGQLPSISDVLQAAAAERQEQRQKVNGETRRRADSICSSASMESSVAETHDEMLQVLKEKMRLEGQLEALSLEASQALKEKAELQAQLAALHTKLRAQLEHSHSSQQRQDSLSSEVDTLKQSCWDLEQAMSALQNMLEAKNASLASSNSDLRLAEGQYQRLMAKVEEMQRSILSKDNTVHDLRQQMTALQSQLQQVQLERTTLTSKLKASQAEIASLQSVRQWYQQQLALAQEARVRLQGEMAHIQIGQMSQAGLLEHLKLENVSLSHQLTETQQRSIKEKERIAAQLQGIEADMLDQEAAFVQIQEAKTMVEEDLQRRLEEFEDEKQQLQTTAASAAALEQQLEQVKLTLHQRDQQLEALQQEHLDLLKQFTSTQETLQSREQSLGDLQLHHDELQARLDELRGEAAARDDAIRFLQNEKIVLEVAVQAAQSGREEFDREAKCLEEGAQDTSETLEQLTQELAIKSSQVEHLQQEAASLKKQAQKTKEQFLQQKTRPAGCSFRPVGQVMVEAYRRDATSKDQLIGELKAAKRRLDSEVKEQRQEAVRLQGEKRAAEVQRLHLQREASQARQQVVDLEGHLQSTQRERDEMETHLQSLQFDKEQMAALTEANEVLKKQIEELQQEAARAITEQKQKMKQLGSDLSSAQKEMKTKHKAYENAVGILSRRLQEALAAKEAAEAELSQLRARVAGGGSDHTLHERVQALEAELQAVGHSKRMLEGELQEVIALTSQQLEEQRERVLELEDELQESRGFRRKIKCLEESNKKLALDLEHERGKLMGLGQSSAALREHNGILETALAKREADLVQLNLQVQAVLQRKEEEDRQMKQLVQALQAALQKERVTVHSLKEQVAAAQGEAGHNRRHFKAATLELSEVKKELQAKEREVQRLQAEADGLQIQEGKHSQEIAQFQAELAEARTQLQLLQKQLDEQLSKEPVGNQEMENLKWEVDQKEREIQSLKQQLDVTERQSKQELDGIQQSMQNVKSELEMVREDLSLTQKDKFMLQAKVSELKSNMKTLLQQNQQLKLDLRRGAAKTRKEPKGEASSSSPVTPVKIPDCPVPASLLEELLRPPPAVSKEPLKNLNSCLQQLKQEMDSLQRQMEAHAVTVHQSLSSWTQGDPASPSRLGDHTNPRGDTEQHGQSGATREHFGAVTAEHPHPECL from the exons ATGGACGGTGCAGCGGCCGTACAGGAAGGCCTGCTGGAGGACAGACCCGGCAGTGGGATCTCAGCTCGCCCCGAGGCCCCCCCAGAGCCCACTGGCTCCCTGACATCACTGGACCAGTGGGATGAAGCCCAGT GTGCCGGTGTCGAGGTAGACAGAGCTTCAGATGAAGGAGGAAGCCAAGGGGACACCTGTCTGAATGGGCCGGCGCCACAGTTCCCAGACCCTCCGCTGTCAGTGGGTCCTGAAGCCTCTCCAGGTGTGGCTGATTTCCATGACAACCTAAGGAAGTCTCAGGGGACTAGTGCTGAGGGCAGTGTTAGAAAAGAAGCTTTGCAGTCCCTCAGACTCAGTCTTCCTATGCAAGAAACGCAACTGT GCTCAACAGAGGCTCCAGTGCCCCTGGAGAAGGAACAGCAGGTCCGACTGCAGGCTCGGAAGCAGCTGGAAGAGCAGCTCAGACAGTACAGGGCGAAGCGCCAGCAGGAAAGA tcAAGTCAACCTGTAACTAAAACGAGACTTTTTAGCACACTTGATCCTGAACTCATGTTGAACCCAGAAACCTTACCGAGGGCCAGTGCCGTGGCTATGACCAAAGAATATTCCTTCCTGCGCACCAGCGTCCCTCGGGGGCCGAAGGTGGGCAGCTTAGGGCTCCTGGCAcatcctaaggagaaaaaaagtttcaAATCAAGCAAAATTCGGTCTCTGGCTGATTACAGAACTGAAGATTCAGACGCTCGGAATTCTGGTGGAAATGTTCCGGCTCCGGACTCTGCCAGGGCCTCCCTGGAGCAGAACCGAGGCAGTGGGACGTCAGTGGTGTCTGAGCTCAGCCTGTGTCCCGAGGCCGATGACCGCCTGGAGGATGCGTCCCTGACGGGGGACAATGTGTCCGAGGCTGACGGGACCGAGAGTGACAGCTCCTCCTATAGCAGCATCTCCGCCCGAGGGACGGCCAGCCTTCCAGTGAACACGGGGGGCGTGCGCCAGGCCCCCTGTGGGGTCAGCAGCCAGGAGATCGCCGCCAGCGCCCTGGGCCAGCTGCCCTCCATCTCGGATGTCCTCCAGGCCGCAGCCGCGGAGCGCCAAGAGCAGAGGCAGAAGGTCAACGGGGAGACGCGGCGCCGGGCTGACAGCATCTGCAGCAG CGCGTCCATGGAAAGCTCTGTTGCTGAAACTCATGATGAAATGTTGCAGgttcttaaagaaaaaatgagactCGAAGGACAGCTGGAAGCTTTATCATTAGAGGCTAGTCAG GCACTTAAAGAAAAGGCCGAGCTGCAAGCGCAGCTGGCCGCCCTGCACACGAAGCTGCGGGCACAGCTGGAGCACAGCCACAGCAGCCAGCAGAGGCAGGACTCGCTCAGTTCGGAGGTGGACACCTTAAAGCAGTCTTGCTGGGACCTCGAGCAGGCAATGAGCGCTCTGCAGAACATGCTGGAAGCCAAGAATGCTAGCCTGGCCTCCTCCAACAGCGACCTGCGGTTGGCAGAGGGGCAGTACCAGAGACTCATGGCCAAAGTGGAGGAGATGCAGAGGAGCATCCTCAGCAAGGACAACACAG TGCATGACCTGCGGCAGCAGATGACAGCCTTGCAGAGCCAACTGCAGCAGGTGCAGCTGGAGCGCACTACGCTGACCAGCAAGCTGAAGGCGTCCCAGGCCGAGATTGCGTCCCTGCAGAGTGTCCGGCAGTGGTACCAGCAGCAGCTTGCTCTGGCCCAGGAGGCCCGGGTCCGGCTGCAGGGCGAGATGGCCCACATCCAG ATTGGACAGATGAGCCAGGCGGGCCTCCTGGAGCACCTGAAGCTTGAGAATGTGTCCCTGTCCCACCAGCTGACGGAGACCCAGCAGAGGTCGATCAAGGAGAAGGAGCGCATTGCCGCCCAGCTCCAGGGCATCGAG GCTGACATGTTGGACCAGGAAGCTGCCTTTGTGCAGATTCAGGAGGCGAAGACGATGGTGGAGGAGGACCTGCAGAGGAGGCTGGAGGAGTTCGAAGATGAGAAACAGCAGCTGCAGACGACGGCGGCCTCGGCGGCGGCCCTGGAGCAGCAGCTGGAGCAG GTGAAGCTGACTTTGCATCAGCGAGACCAGCAGCTTGAGGCTTTGCAGCAGGAGCACCTGGACCTGTTGAAGCAGTTCACCTCGACGCAGGAGACTTTGCAGAGCAGGGAGCAGTCCCTCGGGGACCTGCAGCTACACCACGACGAGCTGCAGGCCAGGCTGGATGAGCTGCGGGGGGAGGCCGCTGCAAGGGACGACGCCATCCGTTTCCTGCAGAACGAGAAGATCGTCTTGGAGGTGGCTGTGCAGGCAGCCCAGAGCGGCAGGGAGGAGTTTGATAGAGAGGCAAAatgcctggaagagggtgcccagGACACGTCAGAAACTTTAGAGCAGTTGACACAGGAATTAGCCATCAAGTCCAGCCAG GTGGAGCACCTGCAACAAGAAGCTGCCTCCCTGAAAAAGCAGGCACAGAAGACAAAGGAGCAGTTTCTTCAACAGAAG ACCCGCCCCGCGGGCTGCAGCTTCCGGCCTGTTGGGCAGGTGATGGTGGAGGCCTACCGCCGGGACGCCACCTCCAAAGACCAGCTCATCGGCGAGCTGAAGGCCGCAAAGAGGAGGCTGGACTCGGAGGTGAAGGAGCAGCGGCAGGAGGCCGTCAGACTTCAGGGGGAGAAGAGGGCCGCGGAGGTGCAGCGCTTGCACCTGCAGAGGGAGGCGTCGCAGGCCCGTCAGCAGGTGGTGGATCTTGAAGGGCATCTCCAGTCCACGCAGAGGGAGCGCGACGAGATGGAGACGCACTTACAG TCTTTGCAGTTCGATAAAGAGCAGATGGCTGCTCTTACGGAGGCCAACGAGGTGCTCAAGAAACAAATAGAAGAGCTGCAGCAAGAAGCCGCAAG GGCCATCACCGAACAGAAGCAGAAGATGAAGCAGCTGGGCTCAGACCTGAGCAGCGCACAGAAGGAGATGAAGACCAAGCACAAGGCCTACGAGAACGCCGTGGGCATCCTCAGCCGCCGCCTGCAGGAGGCCCTCGCGGCCAAGGAGGCGGCCGAGGCCGAGCTGAGCCAGCTGAGAGCCCGGGTGGCCGGTGGCGGCAGTGACCACACCCTGCAC GAGCGGGTCCAGGCCCTGGAGGCGGAGCTGCAGGCTGTGGGCCACAGCAAGAGGATGCTGGAGGGGGAGCTGCAGGAGGTCATCGCGCTGACCAGCCAGCAGCTGGAGGAGCAGCGGGAGAGGGTGCTGGAGCTGGAGGACGAG CTGCAAGAGTCCAGAGGCTTCAGGAGGAAGATAAAGTGCCTTGAGGAGTCGAATAAGAAGTTGGCTCTGGACTTAGAGCATGAGAGAGGGAAGCTTATGGGCCTTGGACAGTCCAGCGCGGCCCTGAGGGAACACAACGGCATCTTAGAGACAGCTTTAGCCAAGAGGGAAGCAGACCTGGTCCAGCTGAACCTGCAG GTGCAGGCAGTTTTGCAGCGCAAAGAGGAGGAGGACCGCCAGATGAAGCAGCTCGTCCAGGCCTTGCAGGCCGCGCTACAGAAGGAAAGGGTGACGGTGCACAGCCTCAAGGAGCAG GTTGCTGCCGCCCAGGGGGAAGCGGGGCACAACCGCCGCCATTTTAAGGCCGCCACCTTAGAGCTGAGCGAGGTGAAGAAGGAGCTGCAGGCCAAGGAGCGGGAGGTGCAGAGGCTGCAGGCGGAGGCAGATGGGCTCCA GATTCAGGAGGGGAAACATTCCCAGGAAATAGCACAGTTCCAGGCAGAGCTGGCAGAGGCCCGGACCCAGCTCCAGCTCCTGCAGAAGCAGCTGGATGAGCAGCTGAGCAAAGAGCCTGTAGGAAACCAAGAG ATGGAAAATCTCAAATGGGAGGTggatcagaaagagagagaaatccagTCCTTGAAGCAGCAGCTGGACGTGACTGAGCGGCAGAGTAAACAGGAGTTGGATGGGATACAGCAGTCAATGCAG aaTGTTAAATCTGAGCTGGAGATGGTACGGGAAGATCTGTCCCTGACCCAGAAAGATAAATTCATGCTTCAAGCTAAAGTGTCGGAACTGAAGAGCAACATGAAGACACTGCTCCAGCAAAACCAGCAGCTCAAGCTGGACCTGCGGCGGGGAGCAGCCAAGACG